A region from the Flavobacterium enshiense genome encodes:
- a CDS encoding RNA polymerase sigma factor, translating to MNSSLEQSFVSQLKEHQNIIHKICRLYTSDEDSHKDLFQEITIQLWKAFPQFRGDSKFTTWAYRVALNTAITLYRKKTKSINTIEFDSTIHRFAHDDYNYEEEEQIKLLYKAVHQLNDIEKALVFMYLEDKDYTEIAETLGISEVNARVKMNRIKGKLKRIVNP from the coding sequence ATGAATTCGAGTTTAGAGCAGTCCTTTGTTTCACAATTAAAAGAACATCAGAATATTATCCACAAGATTTGTAGGCTGTATACTTCTGATGAAGATTCTCATAAGGACTTGTTTCAGGAAATTACCATTCAGCTTTGGAAAGCGTTCCCTCAATTTCGGGGTGATTCGAAATTTACCACCTGGGCTTATCGTGTGGCTTTGAATACGGCCATCACGCTTTACAGGAAAAAAACCAAATCGATCAACACTATCGAATTTGACAGTACGATTCACCGGTTTGCCCACGATGACTACAATTACGAAGAGGAAGAACAGATCAAGTTGTTATATAAAGCGGTGCACCAGTTGAACGACATTGAAAAAGCCTTGGTTTTTATGTACCTTGAAGACAAAGATTACACAGAGATTGCCGAAACACTTGGGATTAGCGAAGTAAATGCAAGGGTTAAAATGAACAGGATCAAAGGAAAATTAAAACGAATAGTAAATCCCTAA
- a CDS encoding DEAD/DEAH box helicase: MKLKKINDKLSKALAENGIETPNEIQKDCFSTLKSGADAVVIMPKGGGKSTTIVYTVIQKLEKAVGESTRALIMVQDKEAVLEMVDTFKKFAHYTNLRVFGSHDKGDIDYDKNQISLGVDVLIGTPNRINAMFSSAGFNMNTIKMFVIDDADELFKIRMDAIVLRLSNSVEKTQRLFFAEDLTERVEALADKIMIEPFLFGVDDYEDEEDYED; this comes from the coding sequence ATGAAACTAAAAAAAATAAACGATAAGCTGTCAAAGGCTTTAGCAGAAAACGGAATTGAAACGCCGAATGAAATTCAGAAAGACTGTTTTAGTACCCTGAAAAGTGGTGCGGATGCAGTTGTGATAATGCCTAAAGGTGGTGGAAAATCAACCACGATAGTGTACACGGTAATCCAGAAACTTGAAAAAGCTGTTGGTGAATCGACCCGAGCGCTAATCATGGTGCAAGACAAAGAAGCAGTTCTGGAAATGGTGGATACATTCAAAAAATTCGCACATTACACCAATTTACGTGTTTTTGGCTCTCATGACAAAGGGGATATCGATTACGATAAAAACCAGATTTCGTTAGGGGTTGATGTTCTGATCGGTACGCCTAACAGAATCAACGCAATGTTTTCTTCAGCAGGTTTTAACATGAACACAATAAAAATGTTTGTGATTGACGATGCTGACGAACTTTTTAAAATAAGAATGGATGCCATCGTTTTGCGTTTGTCCAACAGTGTTGAAAAAACGCAACGACTTTTCTTTGCAGAAGACTTAACCGAAAGGGTAGAAGCTCTTGCCGATAAAATCATGATTGAGCCTTTCTTGTTTGGTGTGGACGATTATGAGGATGAAGAAGATTACGAGGATTAA
- a CDS encoding sigma-54-dependent transcriptional regulator: MSKILIIEDEASIRRVLVKILSEESDTYKVDEAEDGLQGLEKIKNEDYDLVLCDIKMPKMDGEEVLEAVKKIKPEIPMVMISGHGDLETAVNTMRLGAFDYISKPPDLNRLLNTVRHALDRKQLVAENKILKKKVSKNYEMIGESDAINQIKEMIDKVAPTEARVLITGPNGTGKELVAHQLHEKSERSGAPLIEVNCAAIPSELIESELFGHVKGAFTSAVKDRAGKFEAADKGTIFLDEVGDMSLSAQAKVLRALQENLIQRVGADKDIKVNVRVVAATNKDLKKEIAEGRFREDLYHRLAVILIKVPALNDRRDDIPLLINHFAEKIASEQGTVVKKFSIDAIKLLQEYDWTGNIRELRNVVERLIILGGNEISENDVKLFASK; this comes from the coding sequence ATGTCAAAAATATTAATCATCGAAGACGAAGCATCCATCCGCAGGGTTTTGGTAAAAATCCTTTCGGAAGAAAGCGATACCTATAAAGTGGATGAAGCCGAAGACGGTCTTCAGGGCTTGGAAAAAATCAAGAACGAAGATTATGATTTGGTTTTGTGCGATATCAAAATGCCAAAAATGGATGGCGAAGAAGTACTCGAAGCCGTTAAAAAAATAAAACCGGAAATCCCGATGGTAATGATTTCAGGTCATGGTGATCTGGAAACCGCTGTAAATACAATGCGTCTTGGTGCTTTCGATTACATTTCCAAACCACCAGATTTGAACAGGTTGTTAAATACGGTTCGACACGCTTTAGACCGAAAACAACTGGTGGCGGAAAACAAAATTCTGAAAAAGAAAGTTTCCAAAAATTATGAAATGATAGGTGAAAGCGATGCCATCAATCAGATTAAAGAAATGATTGATAAAGTTGCGCCAACCGAAGCCCGGGTTTTAATCACCGGACCAAACGGAACCGGAAAAGAATTGGTGGCGCATCAGTTACATGAAAAAAGTGAGCGTTCCGGTGCCCCACTAATCGAAGTAAACTGTGCTGCTATTCCAAGTGAATTGATTGAAAGCGAATTGTTCGGTCACGTAAAAGGGGCCTTCACTTCAGCGGTGAAAGACAGAGCCGGAAAATTTGAAGCCGCAGATAAAGGAACCATCTTTTTGGATGAGGTAGGAGATATGAGTCTTTCGGCGCAAGCCAAAGTATTACGCGCTTTACAGGAGAATCTTATTCAGCGCGTAGGTGCTGATAAAGATATCAAAGTTAATGTACGTGTGGTGGCTGCAACAAATAAGGATCTGAAAAAAGAAATTGCGGAAGGACGTTTCCGTGAAGATTTATACCACCGTCTGGCCGTGATTTTAATTAAAGTACCGGCATTGAATGACAGACGCGACGATATTCCGTTGTTGATAAATCATTTTGCTGAAAAAATCGCGTCTGAACAAGGAACTGTGGTTAAGAAATTCTCTATCGATGCCATTAAATTATTACAGGAATATGATTGGACAGGGAACATCCGTGAACTTCGAAATGTAGTGGAACGCCTTATTATTTTAGGTGGAAATGAAATTTCGGAAAACGATGTGAAACTGTTCGCAAGTAAATAA
- a CDS encoding ABC transporter permease → MSVISLIIKREFIAKVRNKSFIVMTFLSPLLIVGMSFLIAYLANMNKGEVKKVAIHDELGVFKKDFKNTKETAYVDLSAMPFKTAKDTASKNYEGLIYIPKVTNPEDLATKVEYISDDSPSMEFIMEMEDVINHQLTQNNLKELGFDSAKIDSAQVESDVHLAKFSGEDSLKGLNEIKIGIGSAFGYLIMMFIIIYGNFVMRSVIEEKTNRIIEIIISSVKPYKLMMGKIIGNSLAGILQFAIWAIVGGILLLGVSSFFGIQAGAASSVDPAMVDAAKHELGGTIQMYINEIWNLPIGTLITCFIIYFIGGYFLYSSLYAAIGAAVDSETDSQQFLLPIIMPLMLGVYVGFFTVMDDPHGTVATVFSMIPFTSPIVMLMRIPFGVPWWQLTLSIALLFGTFFGVVWFASKIYRVGILMYGKKPTWKELYKWLKY, encoded by the coding sequence ATGTCTGTAATATCATTAATCATAAAAAGGGAATTTATTGCCAAAGTGCGCAATAAATCATTTATCGTAATGACGTTTTTAAGTCCGCTCTTAATTGTCGGAATGTCATTTTTAATCGCTTACCTGGCTAACATGAATAAAGGAGAAGTGAAAAAAGTGGCGATTCACGATGAATTGGGTGTATTCAAAAAAGACTTTAAAAACACTAAAGAAACGGCCTATGTAGATTTATCGGCGATGCCTTTCAAAACGGCGAAAGACACTGCCAGTAAAAATTATGAAGGTTTGATCTATATCCCGAAAGTGACCAATCCTGAAGATTTGGCCACAAAGGTGGAGTACATTTCAGATGATAGTCCGAGTATGGAATTTATCATGGAGATGGAGGATGTGATTAATCATCAGCTTACCCAGAATAACTTAAAAGAATTAGGTTTTGATTCTGCAAAAATTGACAGTGCCCAAGTGGAATCCGATGTTCATTTGGCTAAATTTTCAGGGGAAGACAGTTTGAAGGGATTGAACGAAATCAAAATCGGAATCGGTTCTGCTTTCGGTTATCTGATCATGATGTTTATTATCATTTACGGGAATTTTGTGATGCGCAGCGTTATCGAAGAGAAAACAAACCGTATCATCGAAATCATTATTTCTTCGGTTAAACCTTATAAGTTGATGATGGGTAAAATCATCGGAAACTCGTTGGCAGGAATTCTTCAATTTGCTATTTGGGCAATTGTTGGGGGAATACTTCTGCTCGGTGTTTCCTCTTTCTTTGGCATTCAGGCCGGCGCAGCATCTTCGGTAGATCCGGCAATGGTAGATGCTGCCAAACATGAATTGGGAGGTACAATCCAAATGTATATTAATGAAATTTGGAACCTGCCTATCGGAACATTAATCACTTGTTTTATCATTTATTTTATAGGAGGTTATTTCCTGTATAGCTCGCTTTATGCGGCCATCGGTGCTGCGGTCGATTCGGAAACCGATTCACAACAGTTTTTATTGCCGATTATAATGCCTTTGATGTTAGGAGTTTATGTCGGATTCTTTACGGTTATGGATGATCCTCACGGAACTGTGGCTACGGTATTCTCCATGATTCCGTTTACATCGCCTATCGTAATGCTGATGCGAATCCCGTTTGGTGTGCCATGGTGGCAGTTAACATTATCGATTGCTTTACTTTTTGGAACGTTTTTTGGTGTAGTGTGGTTTGCCTCGAAAATTTATCGCGTAGGTATTTTAATGTACGGTAAAAAACCAACGTGGAAGGAATTGTATAAATGGCTTAAGTATTAG
- a CDS encoding ABC transporter ATP-binding protein, with protein MSSILEVKNVVKQYGEYTALNSVSLQVPQGSIYGLLGPNGAGKTSLIRIINQITMPDGGEVYLDGEKLAPHHVQHIGYMPEERGLYKTMKVGEQCLYLAQLKGLPHSEAKKQLKYWFDKFEIGNWWDKKIQELSKGMAQKVQFIVTVLHEPKLLILDEPFSGFDPVNANLIKDEIIELNKKGTSVIFSTHRMESVEEMCDYIALLHKSNKLIEGKLIDVKKSHRTNSFEVGILSDNVERLMYELTQKFKLEQTNFKSLNDEIKLNIKLDRATPNELLNILTQNGQVTHFVEKIPTVNDIFIQTVSQK; from the coding sequence ATGAGTTCAATTCTTGAAGTTAAAAATGTTGTTAAGCAATATGGCGAGTATACTGCTTTAAACAGTGTTTCATTACAAGTTCCCCAAGGCAGTATTTATGGGCTTCTTGGTCCTAACGGTGCCGGAAAAACATCTCTTATCCGTATTATCAACCAAATTACCATGCCGGATGGAGGTGAAGTTTATCTGGATGGTGAAAAATTGGCACCGCACCACGTGCAGCACATCGGTTATATGCCCGAGGAACGTGGTTTGTATAAAACCATGAAGGTAGGGGAGCAGTGTTTGTATCTGGCACAACTGAAAGGCTTGCCTCATTCCGAAGCTAAAAAACAATTGAAATATTGGTTCGATAAATTTGAAATAGGTAATTGGTGGGACAAAAAAATTCAGGAATTGTCCAAAGGGATGGCTCAAAAAGTGCAATTCATAGTTACCGTTCTGCACGAACCTAAATTGTTGATTTTAGATGAACCTTTTTCAGGTTTCGACCCGGTTAATGCCAATCTTATTAAAGATGAAATCATCGAACTGAATAAAAAGGGAACTTCTGTAATTTTCTCTACGCACCGCATGGAAAGTGTGGAAGAAATGTGTGATTACATTGCTTTACTTCATAAATCGAACAAACTGATTGAAGGAAAGTTGATTGATGTAAAAAAATCACACAGGACCAACTCGTTTGAAGTCGGCATTCTATCCGATAACGTTGAGCGTCTGATGTATGAGCTGACTCAGAAATTCAAGTTGGAGCAAACCAATTTCAAATCCTTAAACGATGAGATTAAGCTGAATATAAAGCTTGATAGGGCAACACCAAATGAATTATTAAACATCCTTACGCAAAACGGTCAGGTAACTCATTTCGTTGAGAAAATTCCAACTGTAAACGATATCTTTATTCAAACGGTAAGTCAAAAGTAA
- the dnaJ gene encoding molecular chaperone DnaJ yields MKKRDLYEVLGVQRGVTPEQIKKAYRKKALEFHPDKNPGDKVAEDKFKEAAEAYEILGDADKKARYDQYGHAAFEGAGGFGGGAHHMNMDDIFSQFGDIFGGAFGGGFGGFGGNSGGQRRMKGGNLRIKVKLTLEEIVNGVEKKVKVKRKVQAHGVTYKTCPTCHGSGQVMKVTNTILGRMQTSSPCHTCGGTGQIIDGKPSQADAHGMIMEDETVSIKIPAGVVDGMQLKVSGKGNDAPGSNSIPGDLIVVIEEVEHEFLKREGENLHYDLYISFAEAALGTSKDIEAVGGKVRIKLEEGIQSGKILRLKGKGIPSLNSYGSGDLLVHVNVWTPKTLTKEQKQFFEKALNEDNFIPKPEKTDKSFFEKVKDMFS; encoded by the coding sequence ATGAAAAAAAGAGACTTATACGAAGTATTAGGAGTTCAACGAGGCGTAACCCCAGAGCAGATTAAAAAGGCTTACCGTAAAAAAGCACTGGAATTCCATCCCGATAAAAATCCGGGCGACAAAGTGGCGGAAGATAAATTTAAGGAAGCTGCCGAAGCGTATGAAATTTTAGGTGATGCTGACAAAAAAGCACGTTATGATCAGTATGGTCATGCAGCCTTTGAAGGAGCCGGCGGATTTGGTGGTGGAGCTCACCACATGAACATGGACGATATTTTCAGCCAATTCGGTGATATCTTTGGAGGTGCCTTTGGTGGAGGTTTCGGAGGATTTGGCGGAAACAGCGGCGGTCAACGCAGAATGAAAGGCGGAAACCTTCGTATTAAAGTTAAACTTACGTTAGAAGAAATAGTCAACGGCGTAGAGAAAAAAGTTAAGGTAAAACGTAAAGTTCAGGCACACGGCGTTACCTATAAAACCTGTCCGACATGTCATGGTTCAGGTCAGGTAATGAAAGTTACCAATACGATCTTGGGAAGAATGCAAACGTCTTCACCGTGTCATACTTGTGGAGGCACGGGTCAGATTATCGACGGTAAACCATCACAAGCGGATGCGCATGGTATGATAATGGAGGATGAAACTGTTTCAATCAAAATTCCTGCAGGAGTTGTTGATGGTATGCAGTTAAAAGTTTCCGGAAAAGGGAATGATGCTCCGGGTTCAAACAGTATTCCTGGTGATTTGATTGTTGTGATTGAGGAAGTAGAACACGAATTCTTAAAGCGTGAAGGCGAGAACCTGCATTATGATTTGTACATCAGTTTTGCAGAAGCAGCTTTAGGGACTTCAAAAGATATTGAAGCAGTCGGAGGAAAAGTCCGAATTAAGTTGGAAGAAGGTATTCAGTCAGGAAAAATTCTACGCTTGAAAGGAAAAGGTATTCCAAGTCTCAACAGTTACGGAAGCGGTGATTTGTTGGTTCACGTAAATGTATGGACACCTAAAACCTTAACCAAAGAACAAAAACAGTTCTTCGAAAAAGCGTTAAACGAAGACAACTTCATTCCAAAACCCGAAAAAACAGACAAATCTTTCTTTGAGAAAGTAAAAGATATGTTTTCATAA
- a CDS encoding nucleotide exchange factor GrpE, translating to MSQESTENIENEQLQNENVSENQEIENPVLTPEQQLEEDLAKEKDKFLRLFAEFENYKKRTSKERVELFKTAGQEVLQSMLPVMDDFDRAMVQISKTEDENLLKGVELIYEKLKSTLLSKGLEEVEVKAGDVFNADFAEAITQIPAGDDLKGKVVDVVEKGYKLGDKIIRFPKVVIGQ from the coding sequence ATGAGCCAGGAAAGTACTGAAAACATCGAGAATGAGCAGTTACAAAATGAAAATGTTTCAGAAAACCAGGAGATTGAAAATCCAGTATTGACTCCGGAACAGCAACTTGAGGAAGATTTAGCAAAAGAAAAAGATAAGTTTTTGCGTTTGTTTGCCGAATTTGAAAATTACAAAAAACGCACCTCAAAAGAGCGAGTGGAACTTTTTAAAACTGCCGGTCAGGAAGTTTTACAGTCAATGTTACCGGTTATGGATGATTTTGACAGAGCTATGGTCCAAATCTCAAAAACCGAAGACGAGAATCTGTTGAAAGGGGTTGAATTAATTTACGAAAAATTAAAATCAACATTGCTTTCAAAAGGATTGGAAGAGGTGGAAGTAAAAGCAGGTGATGTTTTCAATGCCGATTTCGCTGAGGCGATAACACAAATTCCAGCCGGAGATGATTTAAAAGGAAAAGTGGTGGATGTAGTGGAAAAAGGATACAAGTTAGGAGATAAGATTATCCGTTTTCCGAAAGTAGTTATTGGGCAGTAA
- a CDS encoding YceI family protein — MKKIVLSLLIVSSMVFVSCKKNETETNKDNAEAVASAEGTIYKANPAESIIYWSGSKPTGKHMGTVNLQEGEFIVKDNKVVGGKFTINMNTITVTDLKPDDGKEDLEAHLKGTGDKKEQDHFFNVEKYPTGLFQIRRIEEENGKTVVFGNLSIKNVTKSVNFPATINVSDNEINFVSDSLVLNRTYWNITYGSKTIAGTLKDNLVHDEMILQVNVKAKK; from the coding sequence ATGAAAAAAATTGTTTTAAGCCTTTTGATAGTATCCAGTATGGTTTTTGTCTCCTGCAAAAAAAATGAAACGGAAACCAACAAAGACAATGCTGAAGCGGTAGCTTCCGCAGAAGGCACCATATATAAAGCAAATCCGGCTGAATCCATCATATACTGGTCAGGATCGAAACCAACAGGAAAACATATGGGAACGGTTAACCTTCAGGAAGGTGAATTTATTGTAAAAGACAACAAAGTTGTTGGCGGAAAATTTACGATTAACATGAACACCATTACGGTTACCGATTTAAAACCAGATGATGGTAAAGAAGATTTGGAGGCACATTTGAAAGGAACCGGTGATAAGAAAGAACAAGACCACTTTTTTAACGTTGAAAAATATCCAACCGGCTTATTCCAGATTAGACGAATTGAAGAAGAAAATGGCAAAACTGTTGTTTTTGGTAATCTATCCATAAAAAATGTTACTAAATCAGTTAATTTCCCAGCTACTATAAATGTTAGCGACAACGAAATAAATTTTGTAAGCGACTCTTTAGTATTAAACCGAACTTACTGGAATATTACTTACGGATCAAAAACTATTGCCGGTACACTGAAAGACAATCTCGTTCACGACGAAATGATTTTACAGGTAAATGTAAAAGCAAAAAAATAA
- a CDS encoding LamG-like jellyroll fold domain-containing protein — MKKKLLPALFIATLTFFSNENLRAQNSINLDGVNDFIQTNYSGISGSSARTVEAWIKTTANANPSAGGVQQIITDWGTNSSGSRFTFNILNNNAIRLEINGGSVNGTIPVNNGTWHHVAVVYDPSAASKISLYVDGNLDTAGNPAISVNTGSTVKLRIGNRVDGVTFFNGSIDEVRVWSVARTATEIANYKDTEFCSPQPNLTAYYKFNNGTVNGANTSITTTEDYSVNTNNGTLSNFALTGSSSNFTVGASLTLNSVNTSVTANNGTLTSAENTATGTTYKWLDCNNGNSVIPGETSQSFTPPASGNFAVEITKNGCKTVSTCTQITLATDSFDFGEQISLYPNPSSGLFSFQLPSTEEKITVSVKTITGQTVVNKTFSNTSEFTLDVSESTGIYFATIETSSGEFATLKLIKK; from the coding sequence ATGAAGAAAAAATTACTTCCTGCATTATTTATTGCCACATTAACATTCTTTTCAAATGAAAATCTAAGAGCCCAAAACAGTATAAACTTAGATGGAGTTAATGATTTTATCCAAACAAACTATTCTGGTATCAGCGGCAGTAGTGCGCGAACAGTAGAAGCTTGGATTAAAACTACTGCCAACGCAAATCCTAGTGCCGGTGGTGTACAGCAAATTATTACCGATTGGGGAACCAATTCCAGCGGATCCCGCTTTACATTTAACATTTTAAACAATAACGCTATCCGTCTTGAAATAAATGGTGGCTCAGTTAACGGAACCATTCCGGTTAACAATGGGACATGGCATCATGTAGCAGTTGTTTATGATCCATCCGCAGCATCTAAAATCAGTCTTTATGTAGACGGAAATCTCGATACTGCCGGAAATCCTGCAATATCTGTAAACACTGGGTCTACCGTAAAACTAAGAATTGGAAATCGAGTGGATGGTGTAACTTTTTTCAATGGAAGTATCGATGAAGTACGCGTTTGGAGTGTTGCCAGAACTGCAACCGAAATTGCGAACTATAAAGATACCGAATTCTGTTCCCCTCAACCGAATTTAACCGCATACTATAAGTTCAATAACGGTACGGTCAACGGAGCAAATACATCAATCACAACAACAGAAGATTATTCTGTAAACACAAACAACGGAACTCTAAGCAATTTTGCGCTTACAGGAAGCTCTTCAAACTTTACTGTTGGAGCATCACTTACTCTGAATTCAGTCAATACTTCCGTTACAGCTAACAATGGTACATTAACATCAGCTGAAAACACTGCAACCGGCACAACTTACAAATGGTTGGACTGCAACAATGGAAATTCAGTTATTCCAGGTGAAACTTCTCAATCATTCACTCCGCCGGCATCAGGAAATTTTGCTGTTGAAATCACAAAAAACGGATGTAAAACTGTATCAACATGTACACAAATTACCTTAGCAACGGATTCATTCGACTTCGGAGAACAAATTAGTCTTTACCCTAACCCTTCATCAGGTTTATTCTCATTCCAGTTACCTTCAACGGAAGAAAAAATAACTGTTTCCGTAAAAACAATAACAGGACAAACCGTTGTGAACAAAACTTTCAGCAATACTTCTGAATTCACATTGGATGTAAGTGAAAGTACAGGAATCTACTTTGCAACAATCGAAACAAGTTCCGGCGAATTCGCAACTCTTAAACTTATCAAAAAATAA
- a CDS encoding TIGR01777 family oxidoreductase: MKVLVTGATGLIGKELVSLLLQNGIVIHYLTTSAKKIESEPNYHGFFWDPQKGVIDENCLLGVDAIIHLAGATIAKRWTDSYKQEIIESRILTTNLLYNVLKNNPNQVKQIVSASAIGIYPSSLTELYTEENNSISPTFLGSVVEKWEKELEKFQRLNIRVCKLRIGLVLANEGGALPQMVKPIKSGMGAAFGTGKQMQSWIHIHDLVAMFLYSIRNNWSGVYNAVAPHPVSNSELVKAIADALDKDIIMPNVPQFLMKLVLGEMSILLYESQNVSSQKALNDGFQYKFKILEKALDNLFV, from the coding sequence ATGAAAGTTTTAGTAACTGGAGCTACAGGGTTGATCGGAAAGGAGTTGGTTTCGTTGCTCTTGCAAAACGGCATAGTCATACACTATTTAACTACTTCAGCTAAAAAAATAGAAAGCGAGCCTAATTATCACGGTTTTTTTTGGGATCCGCAAAAAGGGGTAATCGATGAGAATTGTCTTTTAGGTGTGGATGCTATCATACATCTGGCTGGCGCCACCATAGCGAAACGCTGGACGGATTCTTATAAACAGGAGATTATCGAAAGCCGTATCCTAACAACAAATTTACTTTATAACGTACTTAAAAATAATCCCAATCAGGTTAAACAGATTGTGTCTGCTTCTGCAATTGGCATTTATCCGAGCAGTCTCACCGAATTGTATACTGAGGAAAACAATAGCATAAGTCCGACCTTTTTAGGAAGTGTTGTTGAAAAATGGGAAAAGGAATTAGAAAAGTTCCAGCGCTTAAATATTAGAGTTTGTAAACTCAGAATCGGTTTAGTATTGGCTAATGAAGGAGGGGCTTTGCCTCAAATGGTAAAACCTATTAAATCCGGAATGGGAGCTGCCTTTGGTACAGGGAAACAAATGCAGTCCTGGATTCATATCCACGATTTGGTTGCCATGTTCCTGTATTCTATCCGAAATAACTGGAGTGGTGTTTATAATGCAGTGGCTCCGCATCCCGTAAGTAATTCGGAACTCGTTAAAGCTATAGCCGATGCATTGGATAAGGATATTATTATGCCGAATGTGCCTCAGTTTCTGATGAAATTAGTGCTGGGCGAAATGAGCATTCTGCTTTATGAAAGCCAAAATGTAAGCTCGCAAAAAGCTTTGAACGACGGATTTCAGTATAAATTCAAAATCCTTGAAAAAGCACTCGATAATTTATTTGTGTAA
- a CDS encoding DUF4442 domain-containing protein, with translation MEFTPLKLNTFLFFKLPSAFWCGVRAKHISPEKCVASVKFRWFNQNPFNSMYFAVQAMAAELTTGALVMYQIKKSEKNISMLVANNKGNFTKKAKGRITFTCNQGNLIAEAIQKAIATREGQTFWMKSVGVDEMGEQVSEMDFEWSIKLK, from the coding sequence ATGGAGTTTACGCCCTTAAAATTGAATACTTTTTTGTTTTTTAAATTGCCTTCCGCTTTTTGGTGCGGTGTTCGTGCAAAACACATTTCTCCTGAAAAGTGTGTGGCTTCTGTTAAGTTCCGTTGGTTCAATCAAAACCCTTTTAATTCCATGTATTTTGCCGTGCAGGCCATGGCTGCAGAACTAACAACAGGAGCCTTGGTAATGTATCAGATTAAAAAAAGCGAAAAGAATATCTCCATGTTGGTGGCTAATAATAAGGGAAACTTCACTAAAAAAGCCAAGGGGCGCATCACATTTACCTGTAATCAAGGCAATTTAATAGCCGAAGCAATTCAAAAGGCAATCGCAACCAGAGAGGGGCAGACCTTTTGGATGAAATCTGTAGGCGTTGACGAAATGGGCGAACAGGTTTCCGAAATGGATTTCGAATGGAGCATCAAACTCAAGTAA
- a CDS encoding DUF4870 domain-containing protein, with translation MTTVTEKNTATLVHLSTLTQYFIPLGNYFFPIIIWAFRKDKSEFVDYNGKQTLNFQLSMLLYSLLLAVVAIPSFLFALFNTITFDQLEAGNFEFEQLFSGNDSGLLTVAATALVVFCTLKVVEFFLIIYAAVKASNGENYRYPMSISFLR, from the coding sequence ATGACAACCGTAACCGAAAAAAACACAGCAACCTTGGTACACTTGAGTACGCTGACACAGTATTTCATTCCGCTTGGAAATTACTTCTTCCCGATTATAATCTGGGCTTTCAGAAAAGACAAATCGGAATTTGTGGATTACAACGGAAAACAGACCTTAAACTTCCAACTGAGCATGTTATTGTACTCCTTATTATTAGCAGTAGTAGCAATCCCAAGTTTTTTATTTGCCTTATTTAACACTATTACATTCGATCAATTGGAAGCAGGAAATTTTGAATTCGAGCAACTGTTTTCAGGAAACGACTCCGGATTACTTACAGTAGCCGCAACGGCACTGGTTGTGTTCTGTACCTTAAAAGTAGTAGAGTTCTTCCTTATTATATATGCCGCAGTAAAAGCCAGTAACGGAGAAAACTATCGTTATCCGATGAGTATCTCCTTCTTAAGATAA